The sequence below is a genomic window from Stigmatopora nigra isolate UIUO_SnigA chromosome 4, RoL_Snig_1.1, whole genome shotgun sequence.
GGCTCAATCCCGGGCTCCgctgtgtttttccatttgCTCCCACATCGCATAAGCAATGTGGTGACTTGATGAAACACGTTTAATGTAATGATTAAATAGATACACGTACTAAATTTGTAAGATCCTTTCAAAGGGCTTCATCTcggatttatttttgaaattccCCTCGAGACCATTTACAAACGATAAGATGGACGTCACTGAGAACTTACTTTATTTCTCCACGGAATCCATAAAAAGTCACACACTCATTTTACCTTATAGCGTCTTGCCCCGAGTATAAGACGACtcctttactttcaagactcaagtgtgaacaaagactttttgaacatcaattcaatttctttatgcagaaaaataatgacagcctactgctgaaaaaaatgattgtagcAATATATTGGAATCATTaagcatgttattttgccttGTTCAAATCAATGCAAAAACGGTCTATCGCATGTTAATTTAGCATCCAGAATAGGTTTCCCGTCTAGACCACCAATGTCATGACCGACACTTTTTCAGTCATATTTCAAGgcaaaaacatcgtcttatattcgggccaatacagtTTATGAAAGGTAAAATTTCTGGACAAGGGAATGGGTTCCACTCAGCCTACCTGTTGAGCTACAGATGATTTCCTACAAAGCAGCTCGGCGGAATGTGAGGCTCAATTGGGACGCCGTTCCTTATAAAGCGGACCGGAGTATTTGCTTAGCGCCGTTTGCCGCTTTGACTCGACCGCCATTAGCATAATTCTATTGACCCTTCTACTTTGGCATGGGAGGATTTGCACTTGTTTGTCTGTCCTCAAGTACACTCAAGCAAACACAATCATGTGCTTCTCCCgtcattcaaaaaaatggaatcaatgGTAATATCGGAAAAGTTAGCACTTAGGTACCGTCCATGCTAATAAACGACATGTGGAgggatgctaatgctattgACGACCATATTATTTATCGGTATCGCtgcttcactttttttcttctaattttgactttttttttaaattaatggatTCCTCTTCCATACCAGCCCTCCTcgaaagggtcgcgggggttgctggagcctaacccagccgtctcgactggtcgccagtcagtcgtagggcgcacatagagacaaacgaccacctgtactcccaatcataccgccgcttgtgggaatcgagcccgtgtCTGCCCGCAACAAAGTCAGGCGGTTGAAACGCTACGCCACGAGACGtcttattttttcatcattttcttccaagttgataaaaatgttaaaatccacgctgaaacacTTCACCACTCTTGCCACTAGGACTCCGcactgaagagaaaaaaaaaagtatttattgacttatttttGTAATAGTATTGCAgttgttttccattttgcctcccaaaaatgtgacttatactccagtatgATCTTGATCTATTTTTTGTGTGACCTATAGTCGGGTGAAAAATACGGTAAAGACGTTTTACCGGGAGAAGACCTGGGGCCAAACTATTTGACTGTCAATCGTTCTCCAATTCTTGTACCATGCTTACTTatcatcctgtttttttttggctttgaaTGGATTGAATTAGAATGCCACATCATCATATTGGTACACACTGACTTGTATTCAAATGATTATTGAGTCATAAGGCGCAGTTTGTCTTCCACCATTGATCTTGTCCTATTCAAATATACTTGACTAGAGATCACACGCAATCGCTTTTGATATGAACGCAAAGACAGACAAAAAGAATGATAGTGTGTCACTTTTGCACTttaaattcctttaaaaaaggattttggggaatttttgaaCAGTGGAAATTCATACATTTGATCTTGGGCACTTGGgtgtgtttttaaatgaactcaCTGATGGGAATCTATTTTTGAAGAAGGCTGAAATCCTTTTGTGCACAAAAGTTCAACTTTTGTTGTCACATTTGCCTCACTGTTGTGTggcatttcaaaagaaaacacttTGTAAATGACACACAAATAAGCACAAAATGACACAAGTGGAGCTCATTTGGTTCTTTGACGTCTTTTTTCCCACCGCTTagcttttttgattttttttttgtctggatcTGTGGTCGCTCCACCAAGTGAGAAATAAATGGTTATTTCCTTTTaatgtccaaactttttgaggCAAGGtcagagtgccgactttctgttttaggagcaAATTCAAacgatagatatagatgtatacgtaatacatttcctgattttcccccattttaaatcaatcattgtcattttttcatcattttttttttggtttttagttaaaaaatcattttgtataatctaaaaatagatttaaaaaagctcaaataaacatggttttagatgtgtaaaaataaattattattagcaacaaaaaaataatcgcaatgtagtgaatttgcgataagtgagggATTACTTGAACTAGGATTAGCGTAGTGGCTTTCTCTTCTGAGCAAATGTAAATTGAAGTCTTGGTTGGAGTTTGAATGGGCATCAACCTCATTGATCTCTCTGCTTTTCACAGACGGCGGCAACGTTCTCGCTCTCTGGCTTTTGGACCGATGACAAACGTCGACATCAATGGCCGCCACGCCAGACCACGCCCCCCCCACTGGCTTCAGGATGGAGAACAGCCCCACTGAGAGgtgaggttagggttaggattagggtccTCCTCCCTTCCTCCAGATACGCGTTagggtgtttttaaatacaaaagggttagggtttggttagtgttaggtttggttagggttagggtttggctagggttagggtttggctagggttagggtttggttagggtttggttagggttagggtcctACTCCCTTCCTCCAGATAAGCCTGGGCTTGGCtcataaatgaatgaatctttttCACATTGAAAAGAGGCAAAAATTTTATGCAGGGAACTTTATTGTTGcattttcaaatttcccacAGTTACTTTTCCCCGCTGTCAGTCAGGCTGTAAGTAGCCGGCGCCGATTCCAAACTGGCACCGCCTTCCAGGCTGGAACTCGGCGGCACGATGTTGATATTTGGCACGGGTACGCAGGCCTCGGCGCCGGGGGGCAGCGTGCTCAAGAGGAGCGTGCACATGGCCAGGGTCAGGGTGACTTTCACAAGCATGTTCATGATGGATTaacctgcaacaaaaaaatgccattattcCATTTTGAATGAGAAGATTTTCCACCATTTTGGGACAGGGTCCTCGTCCACTAAGTCATAGGGGAATAACAACAGTTCAGATCGATGATGTCAAATATAAAGGGAGCTATCCTATGCTCATTAGAGATAAAAGTGCCCTTAAGCGGGCGGGCAATGAAGGGTTAACGTAGTGTTTTGGAAATAGCGCTACTAAGATTTTAGCTTACCGTGGGTTGCTGGCTCGGTGGATGGCTCTCTCGGCTTGACGGCAGAGTGAAGAATGGCGTGGCAATATGTCCGGAGCGCCTTGTGTCGATGCTTTAAAGCGTTCAATATTCAAATGTTGGTGTGGGCTGGCAGTCTCGGTTGCGTTTTTGAGGATTTGCATGACGAACGGGCGCAAATATTAGTTCCTCTCATTAGAATGTTCATCAGGAGGACAGAAATGAAAGTCACCAGCTCCACATTATGAAACAGccaccaaaaacaaacacaaacgccACGTCATGTGATCACGTTTCCTTTTGATCATCCAGAAATGaggaggctaaaaaaaaaaaaaaaaaaacacgtgcgGTGGTGCCAGTGTTCGcgtgtcggcttcacagctctgggttcctggCTTCAAGTCCAGGTTGCTCTACCTGTGTGGAGACCGAGGGCAGCTTTAAGTGTATAACGTACACCCGAACTTTGCCTCAGTTTTTGGGGACAACATTTTGCACGTTACACTTGAATGAATACGGTAGATTGGACTTTATTcactacagaatcttgaatttagtgcatacaaaagggcGCAGGACACacttgggggaatttttttttagacttaagtgcTCTCTatctgagtaaatatgtgccgtgcCGTGTTGTGTTTGTACCTTTTATGTTGCCTAAACacggggaattgcaatcattaataaggggagaaattggcccaggttgccaggtatgcaatgACCACCAACCAAGTTGATTTCTGCCTTTCCAGGCGGCGACAAAAGTTGGCAGACTGACCGTTCTCCTCAGCAAGTTCGAGTTCAAGATGGAGAACAGCCCGGATGAGTGGTGAGTAAGGGGCGGGGCGTTTTGCTTATGCATTCtcaaaatgtcaacaacatagggaaatcattttatttgatttattttcacaaCAATGGAGAAATGAGGAGGCCCAGAGGAACGCCATTTCAAATGCGACATCCCCCACCTAGCCTAATTGCCTGGCATCCCATactgttccagcaccccctgccccAGTTAAACCTGGCCTTGGCTCATGAATGAAGATTTTTCATATTGAAAAGAGAGAGCgcaaagtcacttttttttcatgcaggGAACTTTATTGTGGCATTTTTCTAGTCACTCGCGGTTATTTttccccggtgtcggcggtcAGGCTGGAGATGGCCGCCGCCGGTGAACCCCCATTGCCCCCAATTTTCAATTCCAGACCTGGCGAGATTGTGAAAGTTGGGATGGGTAATATGCAGGCCTCGCCGCTGGGGGGGAGCGCGGCCAAGAGGAGCGTGGACACGGCCAACGCCAGGACCAACTTTGCCAGCATGCTCGTCGTAGTGATGGCTTGACCTGCAATGAAAAAAGGGACAGGAATTATTCTGAGATTTGACCCTTGTGAGATTAAGCAGTCCGGAAAACCTAATCCAGATGATATGGGACTACTCTTACCCCGAGTGTAAAAAGATGTCTTTATCTTTGTCGACTGCCGTTGGTGATCCTGTGGAGCCAATGGGTCGCTCGCTCTCTCAGTGCTCGCGTCTTGACGCCACAGCTGACTCGTGTGTCCGCCACCTCCACTTTATATGGCGGACCGCCTGGTCTTTGAAGTTGTCGCTATTCTGACAAGGATGGCCACGGACTGCCATTGGTGGCCACCGTTTGGAGGATTTGCATGAGCATGCAAATGGAAGAGGGGCAAATATTTCAACGATCAAATGATTTTCATGGAACTGTTCAATATTCACCACTTCCACATCATTCTCAAGCAgccaccaaaaaacaaacacaatggcACGTGGTCCTTTTTTCTGGTCCTTTATTACGGAAGAATATACACCAGGGCTCCTTTCACCCctatttttgctctttttttccttaGCATCGGATGCAAAAAACCCGGCGTGCGTGGGGATCGGTGCCGATAaaggatatttttaaaaaaagcagcatTGGGACATAACGTGTCGCTCTTCTTGCCCAGAGACGGctgaagagtctaatgaaaagTCCAAGAAGTTGTAAGCTAGTTCAGCAGCCTTTGTCTGACCCAAAAGCCACAATGTGCATGACTATGGAGGGAACGGACTCCCAAGGTATACGTTGGGGAGAGCCCGTTGGAGTCCCCCAAGCCCCTCCCCGACCGACTTCCCCTCAGTCACTTCACAGGAGCGGCAGCAGGAGAGTGAGAAtggagcccaccaccaccacgataCTGTTGTAGACGGGCCCGCTGGACGCCCCGGTCAGGAACTCCATGTCTCCGGAACCCTCCGGGTCGTATGCTTGCCCGCCGCCAGTGGCGCGGTAGCCCCCGCCGTAGCGCGGGTAGCCGTAGCCTCCGGGATAGCCGTAGCCTCCGGGATAGCCGCCTCCGTAACCTCCCCCGAAGCCACCGCCGTAGCCTCCGTAGCCTCCGTAGGCGGGGCGGCTCAAGGCCGAGCCCAGCATGGCTCCGCCGATGGCCCCCGCCGCGGCCGCGCCGGCCACTTTGCCGGCGCTGGGGCCGCCGCCTCTGGGGGCCTGCGGCCGGTAAGACGACCTGCCCCCGCCCCAACCCCCCCTGAAGCCTCCGCCGCGCCGGGCCTCCGAGCTGGGGGTCAGCGTGGCGAGCAACAGCAGCGTGCACGTGGCCACTGTCAGCGAGACTTTTGGTAGCCTGGACATGGCGGCTTCAAC
It includes:
- the LOC144195534 gene encoding uncharacterized protein LOC144195534 isoform X2, with protein sequence MAAETKFLTSWRGAPGNCTLISGVMVQLSAPGIISMAMMRAHTTRVKTAATFSLSGFWTDDKRRHQWPPRQTTPPPLASGWRTAPLRGGDKSWQTDRSPQQVRVQDGEQPG
- the LOC144195533 gene encoding uncharacterized protein LOC144195533; its protein translation is MSRLPKVSLTVATCTLLLLATLTPSSEARRGGGFRGGWGGGRSSYRPQAPRGGGPSAGKVAGAAAAGAIGGAMLGSALSRPAYGGYGGYGGGFGGGYGGGYPGGYGYPGGYGYPRYGGGYRATGGGQAYDPEGSGDMEFLTGASSGPVYNSIVVVVGSILTLLLPLL